In Colius striatus isolate bColStr4 unplaced genomic scaffold, bColStr4.1.hap1 scaffold_93, whole genome shotgun sequence, the DNA window TTGGTGGTTTCTGAAGGACAAAGTGGAGATTTGGTGGATATTTAAAGGAAAGGTGAAGTCTGGGtgggtttctgaggggaaaagtgggggttggGTGGGGTtatgaggggaaaagtggggttttggtgtgagTTTAAGGACAAAAGGTGGGAATGTGGtggtttctgaggggaaaaactgggggtttaggtggagtttttACCCCCCACGTTTCATTCTCTCGCTGTTGTCGTTTGGTGCCGCGGGTTGAGGAGGGAGAAGATCCTCTCAACCTATGACACAGAGGTCATTCCCCTTCAATAAATCCCTAACTCAGCCAAAAAACCCAGCTGatggggggcagggaggaggggttGGAGTCCCAAAGCTGAGCTTCTCCTCCCTCTGAGGCCTCTGTGACCTGAGGGAGAGCAGCACAAAAACCCTGAGAGAGTTTtgtctgcctccctccctctctttcaCCTTCACTTCAGAGGAAACAAGCCCTTCAATCCCTCCCACCCCTCTGGCAACCAACAGCAACGGGACTTTTCTCCTTCCTAGTCCTCCCCAGTTGGACTTTGGGGCCTAAATCAGCAGCTTCTGACTCAGGGATTTCAGGGGTGAAATCCAAAGCCATTTCCCACCCTTTTGCCCCTTTTCCCACCTTGTTTTAGGAGCTGAAATCCTGGGGGTGAAGTTTCCTGCACTGTTTTGGGTggattcctttctttttttctcacatgtcccccccaaaccaccctcCCGTGATAGAAACGAGGTTTTGCTTCTGAAACCGGTCGTTTTTAGGTGATTAAAGGCCAAACTGGGAGGGGAtgaagctgctctgcagggggaggggagggaaaaacgACTCTGAGGAGTCACAGGTCTGTTGTTGGACTCATTTTCATCGTTTTGCTGGGGAAATGCCACCAAAAAGGCACCAGAAACAGCCTTTTCCTCCCCAAATTGACTCCTCGACCCCTGTGGCACCTCGAGTTGGGCtgatggaagagaagaaagtggATCCTCCAGcaagaaagggaagggaaactGGGGGAGAAAATGGATGATGTGGGCTGGGGATCCCCCTGTGTGCTGGGGGTGGGGTGTTGGAGAGGAGAGCAAGGGGTTAAAACGAGGTTTAAAGGGTTAAGCTGGACCCTGATGTCTCACTgcaggggggggggggtgaaaATGGGGAGGAATAAGGGAGGTGGAGGGAAAAATCCTGATGGTTTGGGGGCAAAATCCTGGTGGTTTGGGGGCTCAAATCCTGATGGTTTTGGAGCCCCAAGTGCTGGTGGGTTTGGGGCCAAATCCTGATGGTTTTGGAGCCCCAAGTGCTGGTGGTTTGGGGGCTCAAATCCTGATGGTTCTGGAGCCCCAAGTGCTGGTGGTTTGGGGCCAAATCTGATGGGTTTGGAGCCCCAAGTGCTGGTGGGTTCGGGGCCAAATCTGATGGTTTTGGAGCCCCAAGTGCTGGTGGGTTTGGGGCCAAATCTGATGGGTTTGGAGCCCCAAGTGCTGGTGGTTTTGGAGTTCAAGTCCTGATGATTTTGGACCCTGAGTCCTGGTGGTTTTGGGGGCTCAAATCCTGGTGGTTTTGGGACAAAATCCTCCTGGTTTTAGGCCCCAGATGCTGATGCTTTGGGGCCTGAGTCCTGGTGCTTTTGGGGCAAAATCCTTGTGGTTTGGGGCCCCAGATGCTGATGCTTTGGGGCCTGAGTCCTGGTGCTTTTGGGGCAAAATCCTTGTGGTTTTGGGCCCCAGATGTTGATGGTTTGAGGCCTGAGTCCTGGTGGGTTTGGGGCAAAATCCTTGTGGTTTTGGGGCCTGAGtcctggtgggttttggggCAAAATCCTTGTGGTTTGGGGGCCTGAGTCCTGGTGGTTTGGGGGCCTGAGTCCTGGTGGTTTGGAGGCCTGAGTCCTGGTGCTTTTGGGGCCTGAGTCCTGTTGTTTTTGGGGCAAAATCCTCATGGTTTTGGGCCCCAGGTCCTGATGGTTTGGGGGCAAAATCCTTGTGGTTTGGGGCCCCAGATGGTGATTATTTGGGGCCTGAGTCCTGGTGCTTTTGGGGCAAAATCCTTCTGGTTTTAGGCCCCAGATGCTGATGGTTTGGGGCCTGAGTCCTGGTGCTTTTGGGGCAAAATCCTCCTGGTTTTGGGCCCCAGATGGTGATGGTTTGGGGCCTGAGTTCTGGTGGGTTTGGGGCAAAATCCTCATGGTTTGGGGCCAGAGTCCTGGTGCTTTTGGGGCCAAATCCTCCTGGTTTTAGGCCCCAGATGCTGATGGTTTGGGGCCTGAGTCCTGATGGTTTGAGACCTGAGTCCTGGTGGTTTTGGGGCCCAAACAAGCCCTTTCCCTCCTTGgctccctcttcccctccctcctcatcctcttccctcctctctcaCGGGTCCCCCCCAATTCTCCCCTGcccccttttccctgccctcagcccatctCAGGgctctcttccttccctcccccctctCACCACACACCTTCCCCTCGCGGTTCACCCCAACCCCACAACCCTCCCGGTGCCAGAAGGGGCTGCCCCTGGGATTCATCACTCACCCTGGGCTGAAATCACCCCGAATCGAGCCTGGagttggtgctgaggggatggaggggggggATATTCCTGACCCAAAAACACTCAGCAGTTGTTTTGCCTTCCAGGGGGAAACGTCACCCGTCCCACGCCGGGCACCAGCAACTGACGTCGTCGGCACCATCATGGCAACGCCGAAACCGGTGGCTTGAGGGTCCGAAGCAAGAGGGGAAagggggtggtggggaggggagaaagaaacCCCTGTGGGAAGCAGCTGGATTTTGGGGGTTCGGGGGGGGGAGGGttgggaggggggaagaggaggggtgtaGGAAACAGGATGTGTGGACGATGATGATGGCAAGAAAGCAAGATGTGCGCATCCCCACCTACCATGTCAGCGTGGTGGGCTTGTCGGGCACGGAGAAGGAGAAGGGACAGTGCGGCGTGGGCAAATCCTGCCTGTGCAACCGCTTCGTACGGCCCAGCGCCGACGACTTCCACCTGGAGCACACGTCGGTGCTCAGCACCAGCGACTTCGGGGGTCGGGTGGTTAACAACGACCATTTCCTTTACTGGGGGGAAGTGGGGAGAGCGTTGGAGGACGGAGGGGAGTGTAAGTTGCACGTGGTGGAGCAGACGGAGTTTATCGATGACCAGACGTTCCAGCCTCACCGGAGCACCGCCCTCCAGCCTTACATCAAACGAGCTGCCGCCACCAAGCTGGCGTCGGCTGAGAAACTCATGTACTTTTGCACTGACCAGTTGGGTTTGGAGCAGGACTTTGAACAGAAACAGATGCCCGAAGGGAAGCTGCTGGTGGACGGTTTCCTCCTGTGTGTTGATGTCAGTAGGGGGATGAATAGGAACTTCGATGAGCAGCTCAAGTTCGTGTCCAACCTTTACAACCAAGTGGCCAAGACCAAGAAGCCCGTGGTGGTGGTGTTGACCAAGTGTGATGAAGGGGTGGAGAGGTACATCCGGGACGCCCACGCTTTTGCCTTAAGCAAGAAGAACCTGCAGGTGGTGGAGACTTCAGCCAGGTCCAACGTCAACGTGGACTTGGCCTTCAGCACCTTGGTGCAGCTGATAGACAAGAGCAGGGGGAAAGCCAAAATCATCCCTTACTTCGAGGCcctgaagcagcagagccaaCAGATCGCCGCCGCCAAGGACAAGTACGAGTGGCTGGTGGGGCGGATCGTCAAGAACCACAACGAGACGTGGCCCAACGTGAGCAGGAAGATGCAGTCGGCCCCAGAGTACCAGGATTACGTCTACCTGGAAGGGACCCAGAAAGCCAAGAAGCTTTTCCTGCAGCACGTGCATCGCCTCAAGCAGGAGCACATCGAGCGGCGCCGCAAGGCCTACCTGGCCCTGCTCCCCCAGGCCTTCGAGGCTCTCATCCCAGACCTGGAGGAGATCGACCACCTGAGCTGCCTCAAAGCTGAGAGGCTCTTGGAGACCAAACCCGACTTCCTCAAGTGGTTTGTGGTGCTGGAGGAGACCCCCTGGGACGCCACCAGCCACGTGGACGACGTGGAGAACGAGCGCATCCCCTTCGACCTGATGGAGACCCAACCCGCCGAGCAGCTCTACGAAGCTCACCTGGAGAAGCTGAGGAACGAGAGGAAGAGGGCGGAGATGAGGAAGGCCTTCAAGGAGAACCTGGAGACTTCTCCCTTCATCACCCCTGGCAAGCCCTGGGAGGAAGCCAGGAGCTTCATCATGAACGAGGAGTTCTACGTGTGGCTGGAGGAGTCGGTCTACGTGGACATCTACGGCAGGCACCAGAAGCAGCTGATCGACAAGGCCAAGGAGGAgttccaggagctgctgctggagtacTCGGAGCTCTTCTACGAGCTGGAGCTCGATGCCAAGCCCAGCAAAGAGAAGATGGGAGTGATCCAAGAGGTGCTGGGCGAAGAGCAGAGGTTCAAAGCCCTACAGAAGCTCCAGGCCGAGCGGGACGCCCTCATCCTGAAGCACATCCACTTTGTGTACCACCCCACCAAGGAGACGTGTCCCAGCTGCCCTCTGTGCGTGGACTCCAAGGTggagcagctcctctgctcccGCTTCACCCGCAACCAGAAGAACCCGCTGGCGGATCCCAACGTCGACAGGATCAACCTGGTGATCCTGGGTAAGGACGGCTTGGCCCGAGAGTTGGCCAACGAGATCCGGGCGCTCTGCACCAACGACGACAAGTACGTCATCGAGGGCAAGATGTACGAGCTGGCCCTCAGGCCCATCGAGGGCAACGTCCGCCTCCCCGTCAACTCCTTCCAGACCCCCACCTTCCAACCCCACGGCTGCCTCTGCCTCTACAACTCCAAAGAGTCCCTGTCTTACGTGGTGGAGAGCATCGAGAAGAGCCGGGAGTCGAGCGTGGGTAGGAGGGACAACCACCCTGTTCACCTCCCCCTCACCCTCATCTTGGTCAACAAGAGGGGTGACACCGGTGGCGAGACCCTGCAGAGCCTGATCCAGCAGGGCCAGCAGATCGCCAGCAAGCTCCAGTGCGTCTTCCTCGACCCGGCCGCCGCCGGCATCGGTTACGGCCGGAACATCAACGAGAAGCAGATCAGCCAGGTCCTGAAGGGCCTCCTGGACTCCAAACGCAACCTCAACCTCGTCAGCTCCAGCTCAGCCACCATCAAGGAGCTGGCGGACGCGGAGCTGCGCGTGGTCGTGTGCCTGATGTGCGGAGACCCCTTCAACGCCGACGACGTGCTGCTGCCCATCCTCCAGTCGCAGAGCTGCCGCCCTTCCCCCTGCTCCTCGGGCTCTTCCGTCCTCCTCGAGTTGACTTTAGGAGCTCAAAGGAAGCGCCTGGagctttccctcctctcctACCACTCCTCCTTCGGCGTCCGCAAGAGCCGCCTGGTCCACGGTTACATCGTGTTCTACTCGGCCAAGCGCCGCGCGTCACTGGCCACGCTCAGGGCCTTCCTGGGCGAGGTGCAGGACATCATCCCCATCCAGGTGGTGGCGGTCACCGAGGCTCCCTCCGACCTCCTGGACAACGAcctgagcagggagcagctgagcGAGGGCGAGGAGATCGCCCAGGAGATCGACGGCAAGTTCGCCGCCATCCCTTGTGGC includes these proteins:
- the ARHGAP35 gene encoding LOW QUALITY PROTEIN: rho GTPase-activating protein 35 (The sequence of the model RefSeq protein was modified relative to this genomic sequence to represent the inferred CDS: deleted 1 base in 1 codon), with product MMMARKQDVRIPTYHVSVVGLSGTEKEKGQCGVGKSCLCNRFVRPSADDFHLEHTSVLSTSDFGGRVVNNDHFLYWGEVGRALEDGGECKLHVVEQTEFIDDQTFQPHRSTALQPYIKRAAATKLASAEKLMYFCTDQLGLEQDFEQKQMPEGKLLVDGFLLCVDVSRGMNRNFDEQLKFVSNLYNQVAKTKKPVVVVLTKCDEGVERYIRDAHAFALSKKNLQVVETSARSNVNVDLAFSTLVQLIDKSRGKAKIIPYFEALKQQSQQIAAAKDKYEWLVGRIVKNHNETWPNVSRKMQSAPEYQDYVYLEGTQKAKKLFLQHVHRLKQEHIERRRKAYLALLPQAFEALIPDLEEIDHLSCLKAERLLETKPDFLKWFVVLEETPWDATSHVDDVENERIPFDLMETQPAEQLYEAHLEKLRNERKRAEMRKAFKENLETSPFITPGKPWEEARSFIMNEEFYVWLEESVYVDIYGRHQKQLIDKAKEEFQELLLEYSELFYELELDAKPSKEKMGVIQEVLGEEQRFKALQKLQAERDALILKHIHFVYHPTKETCPSCPLCVDSKVEQLLCSRFTRNQKNPLADPNVDRINLVILGKDGLARELANEIRALCTNDDKYVIEGKMYELALRPIEGNVRLPVNSFQTPTFQPHGCLCLYNSKESLSYVVESIEKSRESSVGRRDNHPVHLPLTLILVNKRGDTGGETLQSLIQQGQQIASKLQCVFLDPAAAGIGYGRNINEKQISQVLKGLLDSKRNLNLVSSSSATIKELADAELRVVVCLMCGDPFNADDVLLPILQSQSCRPSPCSSGSSVLLELTLGAQRKRLELSLLSYHSSFGVRKSRLVHGYIVFYSAKRRASLATLRAFLGEVQDIIPIQVVAVTEAPSDLLDNDLSREQLSEGEEIAQEIDGKFAAIPCGQAQPKLELFHSFFKDVVEKKTIIEATHMYDNAAEACSTTEEVFNSPRAGSPLCNSNLQDSEEDVEAPGGYSPFREEAALPPLAKDHSKLSMELEGNDGLSFISVMSAFESKLNNKVPPPVKPKPPVHFDLTKGDLYLEQSHRDGQRKSVSSSPWLPGDCFDPSDYAEPMDAVVKPRSEEENIYSVPHDSTQGKIITIRNINKTQPNGGGGNGSDSEMDTGSLERARKVSAVTKPVLYRSRCSRLGRFSSYRTSFNVGSDDELGPVRKKEEDATSQGYKGDNAGIPYEAADGEDPRRRNILRSLRRTTTKKPKPKPRPSIPKMLESNYFGVPLSNVVSAEKPIPIFIERCIEYIEATGLSTEGIYRVSGNKSEMESLQRQFDQDHGLDLAEKDFTVNTVAGAMKSFFSELPEPLVPYGMQGELVEAHKINDREQKLHALRDVLRRFPRENYEVFKYVIGHLNKVSHNHRVNLMTSENLSICFWPTLMRPDFSTMDALTATRTYQTIIELFIHQCPFFFYNRPILDAAAPRLPFGLSHTTTTTTTTTSSSSSSSSSSGAFPPRRPHGHVPTRRFVAASRVGGASAAAHALR